One genomic region from Bos indicus x Bos taurus breed Angus x Brahman F1 hybrid unplaced genomic scaffold, Bos_hybrid_MaternalHap_v2.0 tig00002511_arrow_arrow_obj, whole genome shotgun sequence encodes:
- the LOC113888847 gene encoding histone H2B 1/2-like: MAQPSSDNSEEDPGTNEAGTSKTEPSETEPSETETSESEPSEPEPYDAKPKKAKRKTAKGRRHRRRCHQDNFASFATYFRRVLKQVHTGLSLSHEAMNVMHSFVKHMFEQIAEEAGSLAHSSKHCTITSGEIQRAVRLLLPGEIGKHAVSEATKSVIRYNTRR, from the coding sequence ATGGCTCAACCATCCTCTGACAACTCTGAGGAAGACCCTGGCACCAACGAAGCCGGAACCTCCAAAACAGAGCCCTCTGAAACGGAGCCCTCTGAAACAGAGACCTCAGAATCGGAGCCCTCTGAACCGGAGCCCTATGATGCTAAGCCAAAGAAGGCGAAACGGAAGACAGCTAAgggccgccgccaccgccgccgctgcCATCAGGACAACTTTGCAAGCTTCGCCACCTATTTCCGCAGGGTGCTGAAGCAAGTGCACACAGGCCTGAGTCTCTCTCACGAGGCCATGAACGTCATGCATTCGTTCGTGAAGCATATGTTTGAGCAGATCGCCGAAGAGGCCGGGAGCCTGGCCCACTCCAGCAAGCACTGCACCATCACGAGTGGAGAGATCCAGAGAGCCGTGCGTCTTCTCTTGCCTGGGGAGATCGGCAAGCACGCAGTGTCCGAGGCCACCAAGTCGGTCATCAGATACAACACCCGCAGATGA